A window of candidate division KSB1 bacterium contains these coding sequences:
- a CDS encoding capsule assembly Wzi family protein, with amino-acid sequence MNSRFDRMAGQIGQWRSRGIPLRCRGWLVVLFWLGAVQAQTIEVPMSHWSYRLLDRLRTRGLLELGLTGSRPLTREALTRALLTAFLAPGDRLDHSEREALEFAFFEFSEEVARLGSGEAVRAASERQRARQEKWLAWLPRPLYANRRNLLSLESGALRFFLDPIFHRDAWFNDSDTLARQERVLQDTGGFMFWGTLGRHLGFHLSSRDTREHGTRSYPTSSRLAWPRHGFARGYGTHVYHDETVAYLYLTLVPVRVAFGKNVNRWGPGYTGALALNDYATSYDQLKLSLQAWRAQFTYVHAALRQHPPVLVASYLANGAERQLFAHKYLAAHRLEIAPAAWFKLGLQETVIYGERGLEPAYLNPIMFYRSAEHFLGDRDNATMGLDFEMRPRHGWRLYGEWFVDDFSVARLGSNWYGNKVAWLLGMHATNPLGLPRSDWRVEYVRIAPYVYSHTFPINVYKNYGTLLGHPAGPNADWLLAEWLFWGSRRWHLQFSAEHQRHGANPVDRNVGGDVDRPFHVTDSQRVRFLDGIVERRLTLRLQAGYELLRNLRLQAALQTMRGQNAPASGGRRQVRTHSLFLALGWNADE; translated from the coding sequence ATGAACAGCCGGTTTGATCGCATGGCGGGGCAGATTGGGCAATGGCGAAGCCGGGGCATCCCCCTCCGCTGCCGTGGCTGGCTGGTGGTGCTGTTTTGGCTGGGCGCCGTGCAGGCGCAGACCATCGAAGTGCCGATGTCGCACTGGTCCTATCGGTTGCTGGACCGCTTGCGCACGCGCGGCCTGCTCGAGTTGGGATTGACCGGCAGCCGGCCATTGACCCGCGAGGCACTGACTCGCGCCCTGCTCACAGCCTTTCTCGCACCCGGCGACCGCCTCGATCACAGTGAACGGGAGGCGCTGGAATTCGCGTTCTTTGAATTTTCCGAGGAAGTCGCACGTCTTGGCAGCGGGGAGGCCGTGCGCGCCGCCAGCGAGCGCCAGCGCGCGCGGCAGGAGAAATGGCTCGCCTGGCTGCCACGGCCGCTGTATGCCAATCGTCGCAATTTGCTCAGCCTGGAAAGCGGTGCCCTGCGTTTTTTCCTCGATCCCATTTTCCATCGCGACGCCTGGTTCAACGACAGCGATACGCTGGCGCGGCAGGAGCGCGTTTTGCAAGACACCGGCGGTTTCATGTTTTGGGGAACACTCGGCCGGCATCTGGGCTTTCATCTCAGCAGCCGCGACACCAGGGAGCACGGCACGCGCAGCTATCCCACCTCCTCGCGGCTGGCGTGGCCGCGCCATGGTTTCGCACGCGGATACGGCACGCATGTTTATCATGATGAAACCGTGGCCTATCTTTATCTCACGCTGGTGCCTGTCCGTGTGGCATTCGGCAAGAATGTCAACCGCTGGGGGCCGGGATACACCGGCGCGCTGGCGTTGAATGACTATGCGACTTCCTACGATCAACTCAAACTCAGTTTGCAGGCATGGCGGGCGCAGTTCACCTATGTGCATGCGGCGCTGCGCCAGCATCCGCCGGTGCTGGTCGCCTCCTATCTTGCGAACGGTGCGGAGCGGCAGCTTTTCGCTCACAAGTATCTGGCCGCCCATCGCCTGGAAATCGCGCCGGCGGCGTGGTTCAAACTGGGCCTGCAGGAAACCGTGATCTATGGCGAACGCGGCCTGGAACCGGCCTATCTGAATCCCATCATGTTTTACCGCAGCGCCGAACATTTTCTCGGCGACCGCGACAACGCCACCATGGGCCTCGATTTCGAGATGCGTCCGCGCCATGGCTGGCGGCTCTACGGCGAATGGTTCGTCGATGATTTTTCAGTGGCGCGCCTGGGGAGCAACTGGTACGGCAACAAAGTCGCGTGGCTGCTGGGCATGCACGCCACCAATCCACTGGGTTTGCCGCGCAGTGACTGGCGGGTGGAATACGTTCGCATCGCGCCCTACGTGTATTCACACACCTTTCCAATCAATGTTTACAAAAATTATGGCACGCTGCTCGGCCATCCCGCGGGGCCGAATGCGGATTGGCTGTTGGCCGAATGGTTGTTTTGGGGCAGCCGGCGCTGGCATCTGCAGTTCTCGGCGGAGCACCAGCGCCATGGCGCAAACCCGGTGGATCGCAACGTCGGCGGTGACGTGGACCGGCCGTTTCATGTGACCGACAGCCAGCGCGTCCGTTTCCTGGATGGCATCGTGGAGCGGCGTCTCACCTTGCGCCTGCAGGCGGGCTATGAGCTGTTGCGCAATCTGCGGCTGCAAGCGGCGCTGCAGACCATGCGCGGGCAGAATGCGCCGGCAAGTGGCGGCCGCCGGCAGGTGCGGACCCATTCCCTGTTTCTGGCCCTGGGATGGAATGCGGACGAATGA
- a CDS encoding Gfo/Idh/MocA family oxidoreductase encodes MIRLAQIGAGYWGRHLLRNFLEAEGAQVTMVCDHNPAALAAVAKRHPELLCCREPREVLAAAELAAVAIATPPDSHFALARQALAAGLHVFVEKPLALSVRECEMLVELAHAQQRVLMVGHTFLYDAAVQRIKGYLQEGLAGELYYITSRRLNLGIVRREVDAMWNLAPHDLAILLHWLNEAPVAIAVHGNAYLQPGIVDVAFLHLRFASGIAAHIQVSWLDPNKVRQMTIVGAHKMIVYDDVHPDHKIQLFDKGITRQNLAAHLGEFDTFGAFQLIRRAGDLLIPKFEAGEPLKAQCQHFIDCIRLKQRPLSDGENGLAVVRILAAGSRSLQRGGECVPI; translated from the coding sequence ATGATCCGCCTGGCGCAGATCGGAGCGGGCTACTGGGGCCGCCATCTGCTGCGCAACTTCCTGGAGGCGGAGGGTGCGCAGGTGACGATGGTGTGCGATCACAACCCGGCGGCGCTCGCCGCCGTCGCGAAACGGCACCCCGAATTGCTTTGCTGCCGCGAGCCGCGCGAGGTGCTCGCGGCCGCGGAGCTTGCCGCGGTGGCGATCGCCACGCCGCCCGATTCACATTTCGCTCTCGCCCGGCAGGCGCTGGCCGCCGGCCTGCACGTCTTCGTGGAAAAGCCGCTGGCGCTTTCGGTGCGGGAATGTGAAATGCTGGTGGAGCTGGCGCACGCGCAGCAACGTGTGTTGATGGTGGGCCACACTTTTCTTTATGATGCGGCGGTGCAGCGCATCAAGGGCTATTTGCAGGAGGGACTGGCCGGCGAGCTTTACTACATCACTTCGCGGCGCCTGAATCTCGGCATCGTGCGCCGCGAAGTCGACGCCATGTGGAATCTCGCCCCGCATGATCTCGCGATTTTGCTGCACTGGCTGAACGAGGCGCCGGTGGCGATCGCGGTGCACGGCAACGCCTACCTGCAGCCCGGCATCGTGGACGTCGCCTTTCTGCATTTGCGCTTCGCCAGTGGCATCGCGGCCCACATTCAGGTGAGCTGGCTCGACCCCAACAAGGTCCGCCAGATGACCATCGTCGGCGCGCACAAGATGATCGTCTATGACGATGTGCATCCCGATCACAAGATTCAACTCTTCGACAAGGGCATCACCCGCCAGAATCTCGCGGCGCATCTGGGGGAATTCGACACTTTCGGCGCCTTTCAGCTCATCCGCCGCGCCGGCGATTTGTTGATTCCCAAATTCGAGGCCGGCGAGCCGCTCAAGGCGCAATGCCAGCATTTCATCGACTGCATTCGCCTGAAGCAACGGCCGCTGAGCGACGGTGAAAACGGCCTGGCGGTGGTCAGAATTCTCGCCGCGGGCAGCCGCTCGTTGCAGCGCGGCGGTGAGTGTGTGCCAATCTGA
- a CDS encoding PorV/PorQ family protein — translation MKKLLSLFAAFLFPTLVLAQATGYNFLRTPVGARQAAMAASFISVSQDAHSIYYNPAGLADLTKRTATFGYLNNILDVQDFYGAYVMPYKQGSYGFALQYTDYGDFTRTNEFGEELGHFGANNIVAYFSYSRMPAARLLLGGNVKYIRATLADFSSDAVALDLGMIYHSSLFDNLSFGAGIFNLGRVRKAFDGTREALPLTFQFGISKRLAHLPLLYSLTLVADPEENLQFRAGGEFTLTPNAFLRLGYNTLGRDQKVGTDNDRFAGLSLGLGLNYRQYKLDYGMSSFGEIGNLNRLSLSILF, via the coding sequence ATGAAAAAACTTCTTTCCCTGTTTGCCGCTTTTCTGTTCCCCACTCTGGTGCTGGCGCAAGCCACCGGCTACAATTTTCTGCGCACCCCGGTGGGGGCGCGCCAGGCCGCCATGGCCGCCAGCTTTATCTCGGTTTCACAGGACGCCCACAGCATCTATTACAATCCCGCGGGTCTGGCCGATCTGACGAAACGCACCGCGACCTTTGGTTACCTCAACAACATTCTGGATGTGCAGGATTTCTACGGCGCCTACGTCATGCCGTACAAACAGGGCAGCTACGGTTTCGCGCTGCAGTACACCGACTACGGCGATTTCACCCGCACCAATGAATTCGGCGAAGAGCTGGGACATTTCGGCGCCAACAACATCGTCGCCTATTTCAGCTACTCGCGCATGCCCGCCGCGCGCCTGCTGCTCGGCGGCAATGTGAAGTACATTCGCGCGACGCTGGCGGATTTTTCCTCCGACGCCGTGGCCCTTGATCTCGGCATGATCTATCATTCCAGCTTGTTTGACAATCTCAGTTTCGGCGCGGGCATTTTCAACCTCGGCCGCGTGCGCAAGGCCTTCGATGGCACCCGGGAAGCTCTGCCCCTGACTTTTCAATTCGGCATTTCCAAGCGCCTGGCGCATTTGCCCCTGCTGTACAGCCTGACTTTGGTGGCCGATCCCGAGGAAAATCTCCAGTTCCGCGCCGGCGGTGAGTTCACCCTCACCCCGAATGCTTTTTTGCGACTGGGTTACAACACGCTCGGCCGCGACCAGAAGGTCGGCACCGACAATGACCGCTTCGCCGGGCTGTCGCTCGGCTTGGGTCTCAATTACCGCCAGTACAAGCTCGACTACGGCATGTCCTCTTTCGGCGAAATCGGAAATCTCAACCGGCTCAGTTTGTCGATCCTCTTTTGA
- the deoC gene encoding deoxyribose-phosphate aldolase → MVNHGACRVGADPGIAPVKEVAARYIDHTLLKAEATRPQIEKLCREAAEFEFASVCVNPTWVSYCRHLLRGSKVLVCSVVGFPLGATTTEVKAYETKQCVEQGACEIDMVINIGRLKSGEYDFVAHDIHAVVEAARPAHVKVILENCYLTDEEKIKACLLAREAGAHFVKTSTGFGPGGAKIEDVALMRRVVGGQLGVKAAGGIREYDTASKMIAAGASRLGASASIAILEHRKAA, encoded by the coding sequence ATGGTGAACCACGGTGCCTGCCGGGTGGGCGCCGACCCCGGCATTGCGCCGGTGAAAGAAGTGGCGGCGCGCTACATCGACCACACCCTGCTCAAGGCGGAAGCAACGCGGCCGCAGATCGAAAAGCTCTGCCGGGAGGCCGCGGAATTCGAGTTTGCCAGTGTATGCGTGAATCCCACCTGGGTGTCGTACTGCCGCCATCTGCTGCGCGGCAGCAAGGTGCTGGTCTGCAGCGTGGTTGGTTTCCCGCTGGGCGCCACCACCACCGAGGTCAAAGCTTATGAAACGAAGCAATGTGTTGAGCAGGGCGCGTGCGAGATCGACATGGTGATCAATATCGGCCGCCTGAAATCCGGCGAGTATGATTTTGTGGCGCACGACATTCATGCGGTGGTGGAGGCGGCGCGGCCTGCGCACGTCAAAGTGATTCTGGAAAATTGTTATCTCACCGATGAAGAGAAGATCAAGGCCTGCCTGCTGGCACGGGAGGCAGGGGCACATTTCGTGAAAACCTCCACCGGCTTCGGCCCGGGCGGTGCGAAGATCGAAGATGTGGCCTTGATGCGGCGGGTGGTGGGGGGACAGCTCGGGGTGAAAGCAGCGGGCGGCATTCGCGAATATGACACGGCCAGCAAAATGATCGCGGCCGGCGCCTCCCGTCTGGGCGCCTCCGCCAGCATCGCCATACTCGAACACCGAAAGGCTGCCTGA
- a CDS encoding Wzz/FepE/Etk N-terminal domain-containing protein translates to MPEHSPQPSFENLSANGQQQAAGGDHAFSQEVDLLAALAILLAQRRMIVRNVALAAVFFLVLGLVWPPTYTARTTLLPPDKQEQQEWLGLLNNAPFVRLALPPARSTAELFVEVLRSRSVGSGVLHHPILLDSIPTTLAELWQISSEEKALQKLHRRTTVAAGEQGIIEILVEMESPELAAAIARAFVAELDRVNQEKSVSAARNARRYLEAQLEQTSRQMAALADSLTQFQTRYGALGLEQQMQAVMEQAGTLKGNLIAKQVQLELLRRSMTPDNPALAALAAEVAALEKQYQRLQTGTPPQQAEQREYLLPFAQLPAVGRRLAELTRELKVQETVWQLLTQQYHQAKIQEARDTPTVQVLDPAVPPEFRTQPRRLLLWVIGTGVVFVLSVLAAFVRHYVRGLQARQDEWQRWRNLWRAGKAQAPHEQPV, encoded by the coding sequence ATGCCCGAGCATTCTCCACAACCTTCCTTTGAAAACCTCTCTGCCAACGGCCAGCAACAGGCGGCCGGGGGAGATCACGCTTTTTCGCAGGAGGTCGATCTCCTTGCGGCGCTGGCGATTCTGCTGGCGCAGCGCCGCATGATTGTGCGCAATGTCGCGCTTGCGGCGGTTTTTTTTCTTGTTCTTGGGCTGGTGTGGCCGCCCACCTACACCGCGCGCACCACCCTGCTGCCGCCGGACAAACAGGAGCAGCAGGAATGGCTGGGTTTGCTCAACAACGCACCGTTCGTGCGTCTGGCCCTGCCGCCTGCGCGTTCGACCGCGGAATTGTTCGTCGAGGTGTTGCGCAGCCGCAGTGTCGGGTCGGGCGTGTTGCATCATCCCATTCTGCTCGATTCGATACCGACGACGCTGGCGGAGCTCTGGCAGATCTCGAGTGAAGAGAAGGCGCTGCAGAAGCTGCATCGCCGCACGACCGTGGCGGCCGGCGAGCAGGGCATCATCGAAATCCTGGTGGAAATGGAATCGCCCGAGCTGGCGGCGGCGATTGCCCGCGCCTTCGTGGCGGAGCTGGATCGCGTCAATCAGGAGAAAAGTGTCTCGGCGGCGCGCAATGCCCGGCGGTATCTGGAGGCGCAGTTGGAGCAAACCTCGCGGCAAATGGCCGCGCTGGCCGACAGCTTGACGCAATTTCAAACGCGCTACGGCGCCCTCGGCCTGGAGCAGCAGATGCAGGCGGTGATGGAACAGGCGGGCACGCTCAAGGGCAATCTCATCGCCAAGCAGGTTCAACTCGAACTCCTGCGGCGCAGCATGACGCCGGACAATCCCGCCCTGGCCGCACTCGCAGCCGAAGTCGCCGCACTGGAAAAGCAGTATCAGCGTTTGCAAACCGGCACCCCGCCGCAGCAGGCGGAGCAACGGGAATACTTGCTGCCGTTCGCACAACTGCCGGCCGTGGGCCGCAGGCTCGCGGAGTTGACGCGTGAGCTGAAGGTGCAGGAGACGGTTTGGCAGTTGCTTACGCAACAATATCATCAGGCGAAGATTCAGGAAGCACGCGATACCCCCACCGTACAGGTGCTCGATCCTGCCGTTCCGCCGGAGTTTCGCACGCAGCCCAGGCGGCTGCTGCTGTGGGTGATCGGCACGGGTGTGGTTTTTGTTTTGAGCGTGCTGGCAGCTTTTGTGCGGCATTATGTTCGCGGGCTGCAAGCGCGGCAGGATGAATGGCAAAGATGGCGGAACCTCTGGCGCGCCGGCAAAGCGCAGGCCCCGCATGAACAGCCGGTTTGA
- a CDS encoding transferase, protein MSFSAETYTILPHVQLGSGTVVQPYCLIGLQPAAAGGEALATVIGAHSLLRSHTVIYAGNTIGARFQTGHHVLIRESNLIGDEVSVGSGTVIEHHVQIGNRVRIHSQVFIPEYSILEEECWLGPNVVLTNALHPLCPEVKKCLKGPTIRRGAKIGANAVLLPDIVIGAGALVGAGSVVVASVPDHAVVAGNPARVIKTIAELTCPYDLIAKPY, encoded by the coding sequence ATGTCATTTTCCGCTGAGACCTACACGATTCTTCCCCATGTGCAACTGGGAAGCGGGACGGTGGTGCAACCCTACTGCCTCATCGGTTTGCAGCCGGCAGCGGCGGGCGGGGAGGCCCTGGCGACCGTGATCGGTGCGCACAGTTTGCTGCGTTCCCACACCGTGATCTACGCCGGCAACACCATCGGTGCGCGTTTTCAGACCGGCCACCACGTGCTGATTCGTGAAAGCAACCTCATCGGTGACGAAGTGAGTGTCGGCAGTGGCACGGTCATTGAACATCACGTGCAAATCGGCAATCGTGTGCGCATTCACTCGCAGGTGTTCATTCCGGAATATTCCATTCTCGAGGAGGAGTGCTGGCTCGGGCCGAACGTGGTGCTGACCAACGCGCTGCATCCGCTTTGCCCCGAGGTCAAAAAGTGCCTGAAAGGACCGACCATTCGCCGGGGCGCCAAAATTGGTGCCAACGCCGTGCTGCTGCCGGATATTGTGATCGGCGCCGGCGCGTTGGTCGGTGCGGGCAGCGTGGTGGTGGCGAGCGTGCCCGATCATGCCGTGGTGGCGGGCAATCCCGCGCGCGTCATCAAGACCATCGCGGAGCTGACCTGCCCGTATGATTTGATTGCAAAGCCTTATTGA
- a CDS encoding thymidine phosphorylase: MNAVEIITKKRDGLALSEDEIEFVITAYLADQIPDYQMAALLMAIYFRGMDERETVTLTRLMRDSGVVLRHPTVTLPKVDKHSTGGVGDKVSLILAPLMAAAGIAVPMISGRSLAHTGGTLDKLEAIPGFQTQLPLEEFQRLTAGVGACLIGQTENICPADRRIYALRDVTGTVPSMPLICASILSKKLAEGIDALVLDVKTGNGAIFSEAAAAEELATRLIRTARHFNLPTIALLTDMSQPLGNTIGNWVEVCEAIAVLQGRGPRDTRRVTLALGAAMLKAAGKVTDLHEGARQLGKLLDNGAAWRKFVEIVAAQHGQVEYVEDPGRYPRPRYTQAVQAKTGGYVVKIDARALGQLAMTLGAGRVTVHQKVDPLAGITLNKKVGEAVAAGETLAVLQSSTVALEAELAELACNSFVVAAQAVQPPPLLIARLEEDGRHELAGM; this comes from the coding sequence ATGAACGCGGTCGAGATCATCACCAAGAAGCGCGACGGCCTGGCCCTTTCCGAAGATGAAATCGAATTCGTCATCACCGCGTATCTGGCCGACCAAATCCCCGATTATCAGATGGCGGCGCTGTTGATGGCGATTTACTTTCGCGGCATGGATGAGCGCGAGACGGTGACGCTCACGCGCTTGATGCGCGACTCCGGCGTGGTGCTGCGGCATCCGACGGTCACCCTCCCCAAAGTCGACAAGCACAGCACCGGCGGCGTGGGTGACAAGGTTTCCCTCATTCTCGCGCCGCTGATGGCGGCCGCCGGCATTGCCGTGCCGATGATCTCCGGCCGCAGCCTGGCACACACGGGCGGCACGCTCGACAAACTCGAAGCCATTCCCGGCTTTCAAACACAACTCCCCCTCGAAGAATTTCAACGTCTGACGGCGGGCGTCGGCGCTTGTTTGATCGGACAAACCGAGAACATCTGCCCCGCCGACCGGCGTATTTATGCTCTGCGCGACGTCACGGGCACGGTGCCCTCCATGCCGCTGATCTGCGCCAGCATCCTGAGCAAGAAACTCGCGGAGGGTATCGATGCGCTGGTGCTGGACGTGAAAACCGGCAACGGCGCGATTTTTTCCGAGGCGGCGGCGGCGGAGGAATTGGCGACGCGCTTGATTCGCACCGCCCGGCATTTCAATCTCCCCACCATCGCGTTGCTCACCGACATGTCACAACCGCTGGGCAACACCATCGGCAACTGGGTGGAAGTGTGCGAGGCCATCGCGGTCTTGCAGGGCCGCGGGCCGCGCGACACGCGGCGCGTGACGCTGGCGCTGGGCGCGGCGATGTTGAAAGCAGCGGGAAAGGTCACCGATCTGCACGAGGGCGCCCGGCAACTCGGAAAGCTGCTGGACAACGGTGCGGCGTGGCGGAAGTTTGTGGAAATCGTCGCGGCCCAGCACGGGCAGGTGGAGTATGTGGAAGATCCCGGCCGCTATCCCCGGCCACGGTACACGCAGGCAGTGCAGGCGAAGACGGGCGGCTACGTGGTGAAAATCGATGCCCGGGCCCTCGGCCAGCTCGCCATGACGCTGGGCGCCGGCCGCGTGACCGTTCATCAAAAAGTCGATCCGCTGGCCGGCATCACGTTGAATAAAAAAGTCGGAGAGGCCGTGGCCGCGGGCGAGACCCTGGCAGTGTTGCAAAGCTCGACGGTTGCCCTCGAGGCGGAACTGGCGGAGCTGGCGTGCAACAGTTTCGTTGTCGCCGCTCAGGCCGTGCAACCACCGCCACTGCTGATCGCCCGGCTGGAGGAGGACGGCCGGCACGAACTGGCAGGAATGTAG
- a CDS encoding DinB family protein gives MEEDFLNEFRQTIESGEKKLLAISEAQSEMRLAPEKWSARELLGHLIDSASNNHHRFVLAQLSEDLVFPSYDQDKWVEVQKYQQASWPLLIQLWKAYNLHLLHVMSVTPEDMLRKRRNKHNLYEIAWRPVEKRVPISLKYLMRDYLYHLQHHLNQIFALSAAQS, from the coding sequence ATGGAAGAAGATTTTTTGAATGAATTTCGGCAAACCATCGAGTCGGGGGAGAAGAAGCTGCTGGCGATTTCGGAAGCGCAGAGTGAAATGCGTCTGGCCCCGGAGAAATGGTCGGCGCGGGAGCTGCTGGGCCATTTGATCGATTCGGCCAGCAACAACCATCATCGTTTCGTGCTGGCGCAGTTGTCGGAGGATTTGGTGTTTCCGAGCTACGATCAGGACAAATGGGTGGAGGTGCAAAAGTATCAGCAGGCTTCCTGGCCGCTGCTGATTCAGCTTTGGAAGGCCTACAACCTGCACCTGCTGCACGTGATGAGCGTGACGCCCGAGGACATGCTGCGCAAGCGAAGAAACAAGCACAACCTGTACGAAATCGCCTGGCGGCCGGTGGAGAAGCGCGTGCCCATCAGCCTGAAGTATCTCATGCGCGATTATCTTTATCACCTGCAGCATCATCTCAATCAAATCTTCGCGCTCAGCGCCGCGCAATCGTGA
- a CDS encoding EutN/CcmL family microcompartment protein: MLICRVVGDVVSTVKNEHLRGHKLLLVQPVELDGKTEKGETLIAVDKVDAGPHDLVLVNREGGGARLLLNNPKIPVQAVIVGVIDAIDVPPR, translated from the coding sequence ATGCTGATCTGCCGGGTGGTCGGAGACGTGGTCTCCACCGTCAAAAACGAACATCTGCGCGGGCACAAGCTGCTGCTGGTGCAGCCGGTCGAGCTCGACGGCAAAACGGAAAAGGGTGAAACCCTGATCGCCGTCGACAAAGTCGATGCCGGGCCGCACGATTTGGTGCTGGTGAATCGCGAGGGCGGCGGCGCGCGTCTGCTGCTCAACAATCCCAAGATTCCCGTGCAGGCAGTGATCGTGGGCGTGATCGACGCGATTGATGTTCCGCCTCGCTGA
- a CDS encoding NAD(P)-dependent oxidoreductase, whose translation MQIGFIGLGIMGRPMAEHLLKAGYCLMVCNRTAGKTKPLVELGAEAAGSPAELAAACEVIITMVSDTPDVEEVLFGKGGVSEGLAVGKIVIDMSTISPAATENFAARLRAASCEMLDAPVSGGEPGARAATLTIMVGGRREVFEKCQPIFATLGRNIVYCGSSGNGQRTKLVNQVICALNILAMTEGLRLAKLTGLDLQTTLQAVSGGAAGSWMLSNLAPRILKNDFAPGFTIRLQSKDLRLAMELMQSLGKEFPGTALTHQLFQQAVAKGLGGQGTQGLINLFAGT comes from the coding sequence ATGCAGATTGGATTCATTGGCCTTGGCATCATGGGCCGGCCCATGGCCGAGCATCTGCTCAAGGCGGGTTACTGCCTGATGGTTTGCAATCGCACCGCCGGCAAAACCAAACCGCTGGTGGAATTGGGCGCGGAGGCCGCGGGATCGCCGGCGGAACTGGCCGCCGCCTGCGAGGTGATCATCACGATGGTTTCCGACACGCCTGATGTCGAAGAGGTGCTGTTCGGCAAGGGCGGGGTGAGCGAGGGGCTGGCGGTGGGCAAAATTGTGATTGATATGAGCACGATTTCGCCCGCGGCCACGGAGAATTTTGCCGCGCGCTTGCGCGCGGCAAGTTGCGAGATGCTCGATGCGCCGGTGAGCGGCGGGGAGCCGGGGGCCAGAGCCGCCACGTTGACCATCATGGTCGGCGGCAGGCGCGAGGTGTTCGAGAAATGCCAGCCGATTTTTGCGACACTCGGCAGGAACATTGTCTATTGCGGCAGCAGCGGCAATGGCCAGCGCACCAAGCTGGTGAATCAAGTCATCTGCGCTTTGAACATTCTGGCGATGACGGAGGGCCTGCGGTTGGCGAAGCTCACCGGGCTCGATTTGCAGACCACCCTGCAGGCGGTGAGTGGCGGCGCCGCCGGCTCGTGGATGTTGAGCAACCTCGCGCCGCGCATTTTGAAAAACGATTTCGCACCGGGATTCACCATCCGTTTGCAGAGCAAGGATTTGCGCCTGGCGATGGAGCTGATGCAAAGTTTGGGCAAAGAATTTCCCGGAACGGCCCTGACGCATCAGCTTTTTCAGCAGGCGGTGGCCAAAGGGTTGGGCGGGCAGGGCACGCAGGGGTTGATCAATTTGTTCGCGGGAACGTGA